Below is a window of Ahaetulla prasina isolate Xishuangbanna chromosome 1, ASM2864084v1, whole genome shotgun sequence DNA.
TTTAGGGTCTCTTCCCGACGTGTATCTCAAATATCTGGAAACTGCAGAATTATGCACAATTTAAAAATATGAGTTCCAAGAGCTAAAATAAAAAGGACTCAGCTAAGATAGTGGCAAGTTTAGTACTTTAAGATAGCCATGCACAGCATGGAGCTGCCTTTCAGTAGGTATTTGGAAGTCTGGCATCTTCAGTTTCAAAACCACACCTCTGTGAACACATTTTCCTTCCCAATCAAAAAGTTCAGCAGAATGTTGGATCTGATTTGGAAGTTGCAAAGCGAAGGCACTTGGAAGTTTCTTTATGACTTAGAACCACACATAAAAGTTCCACATCCCACTGTTTTTGATCTAGAACAGAAAAGGACCTCTTCAGCTAGAGACCAGTTCAAACTCCTTCATCTTTTTTCAAGAAAGGAGGTACTTTTTCCTATTTTGTCAAATCTGCTAACTACTAATCACTACTTCAAGTCAGAGCGCCTTTGGACTTTGTGTGTGCTTCATTGGTTGCTGTTGAACACCTTCCATCATTCTAACTGTGGAAGCACAATTTTTGGCTTGGCTAATGAGATCTGGTTAAATCTGTAACTAACCTCCTCCGCCCCACCAGCCAAATGTAAAGATTCAGAtttaatggtaatttttttctgaaaagtacTGCATATTCAAAATTCTAAAGACAGTATCTGAAAATTCTTGATATTATCTGCCATAAATATGTATTCAAGAATTCTACAAATGTCAGGTGAAAAGGAAGTAATTTCCCTGAGAAAAATAGGCATAGAAAAAAGTAGCATAGTTACTTACACTGCTAAATCATATAGTTTTAATATCATGAGTGCATGCATATAagtatacacacgcacacacacacatgaatataAAAAAAGTACAGGTTACTTTACCAGTTAAAAAATTATAGCAGTGACAGAATAATATTCAAAATATAAAGTGTGAGGTTAGGTCCTATTAGCATTAATTCTTATTAACTGAGAATTATATTTCAATGTTGCCAAATTTGGATAAAACTATATTaccatttccaaataaaatatttactagGTTATTCACATTATTTGAACTGATAACTGTAAGGCCAAGGGTGCAGTTAAATACTACTGCATCTGGATCACTCTTCAGTTCAATTTAAGAAGTAAAAGagctacatatttaataaataaagatggtACTGTCCTGTACATTTCTGAGGGCTCAGTCATTTAGAATGGAATCCACGTATGTATTGAGTATGTATACATTTCTAAATTCTGTCTGAACTACCCCGATGAAGAAACATCAAAACCCAGTGAAATTGATTTTCACACACAACTTTATAATTTTTAAGATCTTGCCTTTAAGATATTcccttaaaaaactttttaagtgAATGCCACTAACTTCTAAAGTGCtatatcgtgtgtgtgtgtgtgtgtgtgtgtgtgtgtgtgtgtgtgtgtggtgtaatGCTCTTATGTACCACCTTTACAGTTTTCATACAGAATACCAACACAAATACTAAATCAGAAAAATCAAAATCTGTACAGCTTAAGATTGTAGTAATAAGCATGTAATCTACAAGACAGACTCTTGCAAAATCATTCCTATCTTCTGGATATCAGCTGAAGAATTCttactttttttcctcttagTGGTAGTCTAATCTCACAATTGAGAGTTTGCACTATAGTGCCTTAAACTGCAAAAGCTTCTGGAAAACCCAAACAAAAAGGAACGTCACAGGATGACGTCAGCCTATATACAGTTGTGTGGTAGCAGCACATAAGCAAATGCGTTCTGTACCTTAGCCCTGAAAGCTTTTCAGCAAATGCATTCAAGCGACTACAGAAGCTTCTCTCAGTGATAAGCTACCCATCTGCCATCAACAAGTTAAGAGTAAAAAAGCCATAGCTGTGGAAAgcgtttgcaattaagcagctgtACAGTATAAGAAAACCTGCTAATCAACTCAGCACTGATTCGGGAATTAACAGATCTGCCACTGAAAATCAAGGTCATGAATTCAAAGGAATATATTGGAAATGGGATGTGAAGCCTTTTTATTTACTCCAAAATCAAAGAAGAGTAAAGAGAGTAAATGATTTAAAAGCTGTCAACGTTAGAGCTTTTTACAGACTCACTGTGTTGAGTCTAAAACTACGACTGAATGCAACCTCCAACGTACTCAAAAGAATGGGTAAGTTTGCATTATTTGACTTGTTTTATAATGTGCAGTTAATCTAGCTTTTGAAATGCATGTTTAGGAAGCAGTACTTTTTTAAGACGGGGGAACTGTTTATCAGTAATTTCAGTAACTTAGATATCTctaccaagattttttttaaaataaaaattaaagctcCAAAACCTTTTAATGCATGTCATTATTTGCAGCAATCTTTCTCTTCTTGTTCTAAGCATACCTCTGATAAGAATATCCTATTTTGTTGTTTCCCTGAATTATATTCTGCAGGCTTACATTTCAAGTGGCCATTAGGGGCTCCTATGCTGGCAGCAGTATATGCAATgagtattgtttttaaaatgctgcCTGCCTTGGGCACGGCTTGTCCACCAAAATGCCGTTGTGAGAAGCTGCTCTTTTACTGTGACTCTCAGGGGTTTCACTCAGTGCCAAACACCACTGACAAGGGCTGTCTAGGTTTGTCATTGAGGCACAATTTTATTATGGAACTTGAAGGGGATCAGTTTGCAAGCTTCAGTCAACTTACCTGGCTTCATTTAGACCATAATCAAAttgatacagtaagagaagatgCTTTTCAAGGACTGTATAAACTCAAGGAATTAATTTTAAGTTCaaacaaaatatcttatttaCCAAACACAACTTTCAGCCAGCTGCTTAACCTGCAACATTTGGATCTCTCTTTCAATCAATTATCTGCTTTGAATCCTGAATTGTTGTATGGCCTTCGTAAACTGCAAACTCTGAGTTTACGTTCAAATTCTCTGAGGACTATTCCAGTCCGCCTGTTTTCAGACTGTCGTAGTTTGGATTTTTTGGATTTGAGCACAAATCGCTTGCGAAGTTTGGCGCGCAATGGATTTGCAGGATTAACCAAACTAAGAGAGCTTCACCTAGAGCACAACCAGCTGACAAAGATTAACTTTGCTCACTTCCTTCGGCTAAGCAATCTGCACATGCTCTTCTTACAGGGGAATAAAATTAGCAACCTGACCTGTGGGATGGAATGGACCTGGAGCACTTTAGAAAAGCTAGATTTGTCTGGAAATGATATCAAAGCCATTGATACGACAGTTTTTGAAATAATGCCTAATCTTAAAATTCTCTTAATGGATAACAACAAGCTAACCACTCTGGAGTCCAAGGTTTTATATTCACTTAAAACCCTAACGACTGTGGGTCTCTCCGGCAACCCCTGGGAATGCAGCCCCAAAATATGTGCACTAGCCACATGGCTCAGTGGCTTCCAAGGTCGGTGGGAATACTCCATCCTTTGTCATACCCCAAACCATACCCAGGGAGAGGATATTCTAGATGCAGTTTATggttttcagctttgctggaatttATCGACTGTTGTTACACCCATTGCTACAACTCACAGAGCTCCAACAACTGAATATACAAAGCGAATAAGCTCCTCAAATTTCCATGTGGGAGATAAAGAAATTTCAACCACCACAGGCATACCCTTTACCACAGAAGAGCAGATGCCTGAACCAAACAATGTCATCTTCACCCAGCAGGTAATTACAGGAACAAtggctttattattttctttcttttttatcatttttgtagTGTTCATCTCCAGGAAGTGCTGTCCTCCCACATTAAGAAAAATTAGGCAGTGTTCAATGATTCAAAGCCACAGGCAACTACGATCTCAAACACGGCTGCATATGTCAAATATGTCAGACCAAGGACCATATAATGAATATGAACCTGCCCATGAAGGACCCTTCATCATCATTAATGGCTATGGACAATGCAAATGTCAGCAGTTACCCTATAAAGAATGTGAAGTGTAATATCTACAGGTAATCTAAGAACACAAAGGAgataaacttattttaaattgcaGGGATccgatacatttttaaaaaactcaaataCTGAGAAAGCCTAGATTTTTCTAAGCAACTTGTTTTGAGTGATGCAGTAGTATTtcagggtgttgtttttttttaaataaacccacAATATTTTCAGTGTTTAAATAACAGTGTTGGCATTACATTTGCATTCCTGATGTTTGGAATCTAAATATGCTCAGCCCAAAATATGTATATTGTTTCATGTTATGTAATTATAtgtgtaattttttatttttttactcccAAGCCTCCAGATAtaatttagaaaaataatttggATGAAAATATTGTTGGGTATCTATTTAATGGACTTAAGGGGGAATATTTTACCAAATGATGCATTGTAATTACTAAATTTTACCAACATTTCAGCCAGTTCAGTGTTTCATGAAGTACAtactaaacaaaaaacaaaaaagataatTTCTTTAAAAGATTGTTCTGTCTTGTGATCTACAGTACAAAGGTGCAGAAAAGAGATTTTCCAGTCTACTACAGCATGGAATTTTAGTACTATTTTAACTCCATAGTAAGAATTCAGAATTCTAAATGTGTTGCAAATTCAGAATATAGCTTACTGCCACTTCTGAATAAAGATCACATTCATTACTTCAAAATATTAACCTGCTACAGCTATTCAGTAGCATTTAGTGTGGTCTCCAAATATTACACGAGCTTCAACTTTTGTTAAATCTGTCCTGACTTTAATGGGATACATTTCATACCAAGGAGCAACATATAAAGAAATGAacattaaggattttttttaagcaaaaaagccttctttcttttcctcaacAAGCCTAACTGACTACTTAATACCAGAAAACTATTTTCTATCTTCATTACTATTCCTCTGGCACCGAATTATTCTCACAGAATGAACTCTCAATTACCACTGTAAATTCCAACACTGGATAATTTAAACACCAATCCAATATTCAAGGAGAGGGCTCTACTGATtgcaatataattaattaatttaattacacTCATGGAAAGAGTAAGAACTTTTAAAACTCagattgggtttgtttttttttgtgagGAAGGTTATAATGTCAtttaaaataggacaaaatttcTCTGAAAAGCAAAGAATCAATTCTTGGATCTTAAAAATTCTAGATTTAGTGTTTATGAAACTTACTTTACTACACATTTGTGTAGTTTAAATGTAATACAATTAAGAAAGTATTTAGTACAACTCTCAAATCATGAACACATAATCAAAGGtataatattttgaagaaaatgtacATATGTAGATCTAACCATCATGCCAAGTTCAACAATGACATTTGTTAGTGGGGAAAAGAAATATTGATGCTTGGATTCTTTAAAATCAATATATaacattgtatattgtactatgctGCAAGGTTTTCAAACAAATCATCATTTTTCTGATGCGTGTGCTATATAAACATCCTTGAATAAATATTGCAAAGGTTTGAACAGGGTGAAAAGGATGGAAATTTCAGACTTTAAAGCCAATGCATCAAATCCTAGTACTTGCAAGTTTTATAATCGGCATTACTTTAGCTCAATATATTGGATTGTATTACTTAAAGCTCTATTAAACCAAACTGTTAGTGAAAAGTAGATAAAATCTACAAATCCTCTACATGataagccattgtctttcagccaTATACAACACATTCTATGCATCTGGTAACTAGATTTTATCTGCATTGAAACATAATATCTATTAAGAATCCATGTTCCACTTATCAAACTGAGAACTGCCTATGTTTTGGTCTCTATTTCcacctactaacttaacaagaacCCACTGTGTGTAAGCAAATTGGTTTGAAGGTTAAAAGATGTATAAACTGCAAAGATTTGGAAGGCAACTGAGTAACAATTATATTAACATTTACATTCTAACAACATTTTTCTCAGCATCTTAAGATACTCCATCAGAATACAGCCCAGCATTATTTCATCAGCATTATTTAACTATATGGAGTTGCAACAACTGACTTACTAATTGGTCAAAACCCTTTGTTATTACTATCCCTTCTCTTCAGGGCACTTCACCCAAGTCAGGAGATGCTGCAGGAAGTACTAGCAGCTAAGAGATTTATTTTCTCCTATGTCAAtctgttctctttttcttctgaaCTACCTGAAAACACCTATACGGTATAATATAATTTTCATAGTCATACAAGACTTGAGAATACAAATTTTAGCCCCTTAGTTAATATCTCATTTTATCATGCCTACATATTTGACTGTTTTAATCTAAAGAGAAAGTGCAGGACAATATTATGCATTAATTTTATAACATCAGTCATATAGGCTGcatggtatagttatataattACCAAAATATATCAGCTGTAGACCAGTTTGGTTCTAGTTATGTTAATTGGATTTCTCTACTCTACTTTTCCTTAAGAGTCTAAAAAGAGGGCATTTTTTAAAGTGACAAAGCTAAAAGCTACTGATATCACATTCAGTAATGCAGCAAGTCTTATTTAAGACTATGACCAGTCCCAATATGTATTTTCAGACTGACAGGATCATCAAATAAAGAGTTTGAATATACGCATATGCAAAAGCCATAGGCAAAATATTAACATCACCCAATAGCAATTTAAACACAATTTTCAGTGCCTCCCCCCGATTATTACTTATTCATGGGAGATGGGTATGATATATCCTTGGCAAAGATTCAAATGCTGAATCATTAAATAAAATTTTAGGTGATATGCAAACCTGTATGAATTAATTCTAAACTGGTGTAAATTATGAGGCTATTGATCACACACAGCCCAAAGCATCATGTTTCTCCCAAATGCTCAAACCAAAGCTGAAATacagatttttgccatttttatctAGTAGTTCTTAACATAATGCCGTCTTGAATTACTTCATATTCTATAGTTGATATTTCAAGTGACGGTTACAACAGtcccagaagaaaaataaataatggatGCATCACTTATTTTAACACTGTTCAATCAGTCCTTGAACATATAAataatttccattatttcagagAGCAAAGGTTCCTGCAAGCAAGTTCCTGAATTAAATGTTCACAGCTACTATAGGAAGAACAAGTTGTGATGGTTAATTATGTTCAATATCACCTTCCAATCCAAGATCTAATATAAAGACTGAACTTTATAAGCTTTTACCTGGCATAGTACTGTACTATAAATtcataataatttaatattgaaGGACATATTTAGTGGGGAATCTTATTGAGACATCATATAATACAAATCATGTCATCTAAATGAAAAGCAAATAATGATCATCATATCTGCATCATCAATTTCAGAGATAAATACTATACTTCTATTTCAGTTATCATTCTATCTTCCCCctcaaatttttaaatgttgaaaatattaatagaaaattcaAATGATTTTTATTAGCAATATTCTAAGTGCATTTtcgatggtggtggtgggaagttCATAATGCAGTAAGTGCAGTgtacaaaaacattaaaaaaatctatacattATAAAACTAGAAGCTGACTCTTTCTTGGTGCCCTTTCAAGATAAGAAAccgtgaatttcattttttttcttggttatAAGTTTGCTTATATCTTTCCTTATAATACAGGTTATAGGAAAATCTCTTTTTGGAATGAGCATATTGTTTTGCTTCCAAGACACAAATATGATGCCCTTGTGTTTTGGGTATTATCAATGTCACGGTATCATATCAAATAGACATTATTTTGTTACTTATAACAAGTAAATAGGCAATTTTCATATCACAACCCTCAAGATTTTTTATAACGATGAAAAATTGTAGAagactgcctttttaaaattctaagaaCATAATATTAAATTTGAATGGGAAGGAGCTCAGCATCATTAAATCAAATATTTTCACAAATTTTCATATTCTTCATGTTCTCATCTGCAAATTATTTATGAGGAACCCATGTTGGGCATAACTTCCAGTTTTATGTGCTAAGATTACTGtaattttctaggcttttttataaaatgaagaaaaaattttCAGCAGATTctatccaatcttttttttttttggtacctctGAACTGGCCTCTGCCAATAGACACAAAGGAATGTAAAGAGATTAGTTTTATAATCCCATGTTATGAATTTTCTTATATTAATTAATCACCTATTATTCAACATGATTTTACTGAAATCACTACATTGACAGAGTAGAATCTGATAGATGATCTTCCAGAATACATGtgaataatcctttttatatcaaACACCAGATTTTCCAACATAGTCAAATTGATCACTTGTACAACTAAAACAATCTTCAGTTCCTCTGCCAGTTTATGTGCAGTCAGCAATGTAAGGCTCATAGCAAATTTAATTTCTAGTCCAAGTGCTTAAATAAGAAGATACAATATAAACTGTTCCATGTCTAAGTATGAGACTTAACAGTCCATGAAAGGAAAAACATCAGTCTCAAATTGCTCTGAGGCCATTCAAAGACTTGCACAGAAAGCACTGATAAAAAGTTCaagaaaaaacattttgtaaagggaTTAGAATGGTAAACAGGTTACGAAGTCTCAGATTCTATCTTGTAAGAAcaggtttttgtattttaaattatttcattcatttaagtAGACTTAAAAGATACTAAAACATGCAATATATGTAGTTCTTAACCCCATTTCTACTCAAGGGTCTATGTCCCTAAGAGAAATGTGCAGTTTAATAGAAGACCACAATAAGCATTAAGAACTAATTACCGCATTTGAATTAAGGAAATCATTTTTGTTAATATATGGGGACCCTAATGTACATTTTCAATCTAAAATTGAAAATAACTTCTGGGACAGACATATATTCTAATATTTAGTCATCTCAATGCATAAGTGGCTTTCAATTATCATAATCGC
It encodes the following:
- the LRRTM2 gene encoding leucine-rich repeat transmembrane neuronal protein 2 — its product is MFRKQYFFKTGELFISNFSNLDISTKIFFKIKIKAPKPFNACHYLQQSFSSCSKHTSDKNILFCCFPELYSAGLHFKWPLGAPMLAAVYAMSIVFKMLPALGTACPPKCRCEKLLFYCDSQGFHSVPNTTDKGCLGLSLRHNFIMELEGDQFASFSQLTWLHLDHNQIDTVREDAFQGLYKLKELILSSNKISYLPNTTFSQLLNLQHLDLSFNQLSALNPELLYGLRKLQTLSLRSNSLRTIPVRLFSDCRSLDFLDLSTNRLRSLARNGFAGLTKLRELHLEHNQLTKINFAHFLRLSNLHMLFLQGNKISNLTCGMEWTWSTLEKLDLSGNDIKAIDTTVFEIMPNLKILLMDNNKLTTLESKVLYSLKTLTTVGLSGNPWECSPKICALATWLSGFQGRWEYSILCHTPNHTQGEDILDAVYGFQLCWNLSTVVTPIATTHRAPTTEYTKRISSSNFHVGDKEISTTTGIPFTTEEQMPEPNNVIFTQQVITGTMALLFSFFFIIFVVFISRKCCPPTLRKIRQCSMIQSHRQLRSQTRLHMSNMSDQGPYNEYEPAHEGPFIIINGYGQCKCQQLPYKECEV